The following proteins are co-located in the Palleronia sp. LCG004 genome:
- a CDS encoding SH3 domain-containing protein, whose amino-acid sequence MTFIANLAAAAILCATTTFALAQDRSVDVRFPPGATGTTLEDRVVGRDTILFNVGAEAGQVMEVALSADNTATYFNVYAPGRGPGDEALAASENTNPINAWRGTLSMSGTYTIAVYLYRNAARRGERADFTLDISVLGKAGGRSEGDAAGGPDFLQAAVGGGNTLNLRARPSESASVVTRLINGQNVRNQGCRMSEGRRWCRVATLADPGYEGWAAGNFLVEGEGIAVSLPEEPPGMSMPDAVEPVAFAPGASGARLKGRLDPGDARSYTLDARDGQFLTVQVLGQGPAISYRILNPDGTVLLDEMMSDRDYRGQLWQTGVHAVQVMNHTANVADYTVVFGIE is encoded by the coding sequence ATGACGTTCATCGCAAATCTCGCTGCCGCGGCGATCCTCTGCGCCACGACGACATTCGCCCTGGCCCAGGATCGCAGCGTCGACGTCCGGTTCCCCCCCGGCGCCACGGGCACGACTCTCGAGGACCGCGTTGTCGGTCGCGATACCATTCTCTTCAATGTCGGTGCGGAAGCCGGACAGGTGATGGAGGTGGCCCTGTCCGCCGACAACACGGCCACGTATTTCAACGTGTACGCACCCGGACGCGGCCCCGGAGACGAAGCCCTCGCCGCGAGCGAGAATACCAACCCGATTAACGCCTGGCGCGGCACCCTTTCCATGTCGGGGACGTATACGATCGCCGTCTACCTCTATCGCAACGCCGCGCGCCGGGGCGAACGGGCCGACTTCACGCTCGACATCTCCGTCCTGGGGAAGGCGGGCGGGAGGTCCGAGGGCGATGCCGCGGGCGGCCCCGACTTCCTCCAGGCCGCCGTGGGGGGCGGCAATACGCTGAACCTGCGCGCCCGTCCCTCTGAGAGCGCGAGCGTCGTCACCCGGCTCATCAACGGACAGAACGTCCGCAATCAAGGCTGCCGAATGTCCGAGGGCCGCCGCTGGTGCCGCGTGGCGACACTGGCCGATCCGGGATACGAAGGCTGGGCAGCGGGCAATTTCCTAGTCGAGGGGGAAGGGATCGCGGTGTCGCTCCCCGAGGAACCACCGGGCATGTCGATGCCTGACGCCGTCGAGCCGGTCGCCTTCGCCCCGGGCGCTTCGGGGGCCAGGTTGAAGGGTCGTCTCGATCCGGGCGATGCCCGCAGCTATACGTTGGACGCGCGCGACGGACAGTTTCTCACGGTACAGGTTCTGGGCCAGGGCCCGGCGATCTCCTACCGGATTCTCAATCCGGACGGGACGGTTCTACTCGACGAGATGATGAGCGATCGGGATTACCGAGGGCAACTCTGGCAGACGGGTGTCCATGCCGTCCAAGTGATGAACCACACGGCCAACGTCGCCGACTATACAGTCGTCTTCGGGATCGAATAG